One segment of Enterobacter ludwigii DNA contains the following:
- a CDS encoding MBL fold metallo-hydrolase, with amino-acid sequence MAISKNDAASLAPVNGTSHVEAVYEKVPSRYALQVGKIDVLVISDGVLSLPGPMLGHNAEASERTHWFEDKFLPADFLDWALNVVLVHSGDRTILVDAGMGEAFPDLPRAGRTVNRLASAGIDLASVTDVIITHLHMDHVGGLLIEGVKARMRSDLRIHVAAAEVEFWRDPDFSQVSMPPGFPEALRQTATQFLQAYQTQLHTFEEEYEVAPGVCVVRTGGHTPGHSVVRLASEGERLTFAGDAIFQVGFEHPDWFNGFDHYPEEAAQIRIRLLQELADNRESLIATHLSFPSVCHVAVDGDTFRCIPGPWDY; translated from the coding sequence ATGGCGATATCTAAGAATGATGCAGCGTCGTTAGCACCTGTTAATGGTACTTCGCATGTTGAAGCCGTTTATGAAAAGGTGCCATCACGTTATGCACTACAGGTCGGTAAGATTGATGTTCTGGTGATCAGTGACGGCGTGTTGTCATTACCTGGACCCATGTTGGGTCATAACGCGGAGGCCTCCGAACGTACCCACTGGTTTGAAGATAAGTTTCTGCCTGCCGATTTTCTCGACTGGGCCTTAAATGTGGTTCTCGTGCATAGCGGTGACCGGACGATCCTGGTTGATGCAGGGATGGGGGAGGCTTTCCCTGATTTACCCCGCGCCGGTCGAACGGTTAACCGCCTGGCGTCAGCGGGGATAGATCTTGCCAGCGTCACGGATGTGATTATCACGCATCTGCATATGGATCACGTTGGTGGGCTGCTTATTGAGGGTGTGAAAGCGCGCATGCGGTCAGACCTTCGCATTCATGTCGCTGCTGCTGAGGTGGAATTTTGGCGTGACCCCGATTTTTCACAGGTTTCCATGCCGCCTGGTTTCCCGGAAGCACTGCGCCAAACCGCTACCCAATTTTTGCAAGCGTACCAGACTCAACTGCACACATTCGAAGAGGAATACGAGGTTGCACCCGGCGTGTGTGTCGTTCGTACAGGCGGGCATACTCCCGGACACAGCGTGGTAAGGCTGGCCTCTGAGGGGGAACGACTCACCTTTGCCGGCGATGCTATTTTCCAGGTTGGGTTTGAACATCCTGACTGGTTCAATGGTTTCGACCATTATCCCGAAGAAGCGGCACAGATTCGCATTCGTCTGCTGCAGGAACTGGCTGATAACAGGGAGTCGTTAATCGCTACTCATCTCTCATTCCCGTCTGTCTGCCATGTTGCTGTCGACGGAGATACGTTCCGTTGCATTCCGGGTCCCTGGGATTATTAA
- a CDS encoding sensor histidine kinase, whose translation MKKFTLSPRGEPSTLWNWICKRLISLAVGSIILIAFFMWVRFFVENKWHAYRMPEAVRAELSVLSKHPEQNINRYHEIIDTWYGLSYSDPTMGIKDWVILGILVLIFIPIIFMLTLKTARPISHHISRLAGAARSVAEGGFGTRVPVPDNLPLELRSLSENFNGMSMQLERYEKDLKKSHVIMAHELRSPLTAAIGRLQGIMDGVFEPSQAQLNMIMQQMNDLNRLVDDLHLLKLADANQLNLSLVSTSLDQIIREKVAWTMPSAQRVGVNIIYHEGESVTCRVDPYRIGQVFLILMDNALRYAAEGGILDIRYHVSDKKVSVIFRDNGPAVPDALLETIFSPFVREEQSRSRHTGGSGLGLSIARAICEAHRGTISAERNASGGLSFTMTIPLSEKEQH comes from the coding sequence ATGAAAAAGTTTACGTTATCTCCACGAGGCGAACCGAGTACGCTGTGGAACTGGATATGCAAGCGGCTGATATCCCTGGCTGTCGGAAGTATTATTCTTATTGCCTTTTTTATGTGGGTGCGATTTTTTGTTGAAAACAAATGGCACGCCTACCGGATGCCAGAGGCCGTCAGGGCTGAACTCTCAGTTCTGAGCAAGCACCCTGAACAGAACATCAACCGCTATCATGAAATTATCGACACCTGGTATGGGCTGTCCTACTCAGATCCGACGATGGGGATTAAGGACTGGGTCATTCTTGGCATCCTGGTTCTGATATTCATACCGATTATTTTTATGCTTACGCTGAAAACAGCGCGACCCATTTCCCATCATATTAGCCGGCTTGCCGGTGCGGCACGGTCTGTTGCTGAAGGCGGGTTTGGGACCCGTGTGCCCGTCCCGGACAATCTGCCGCTTGAATTGCGTAGCCTCAGCGAGAACTTTAACGGGATGTCGATGCAGCTGGAACGCTACGAGAAAGATTTGAAAAAATCGCATGTGATCATGGCACATGAATTGCGCTCGCCGCTGACGGCTGCCATCGGTCGTCTGCAGGGCATTATGGACGGCGTATTTGAACCCAGTCAGGCCCAGTTGAACATGATTATGCAGCAGATGAATGATTTAAACAGACTGGTTGACGATCTGCATCTGTTAAAACTGGCTGATGCCAACCAGCTGAATTTGAGCCTGGTATCAACCAGCCTGGACCAGATAATCCGTGAGAAAGTGGCATGGACGATGCCTTCAGCCCAAAGGGTGGGAGTGAACATTATCTACCATGAGGGGGAATCTGTGACCTGTCGGGTTGATCCGTACCGGATAGGCCAGGTCTTTTTGATCCTGATGGACAATGCTCTGCGCTACGCTGCGGAAGGGGGCATCCTGGATATTCGTTATCATGTCAGCGATAAAAAGGTATCCGTTATTTTCCGCGACAACGGTCCGGCAGTCCCGGACGCACTGCTTGAAACCATATTTTCACCGTTTGTGCGTGAGGAGCAGTCCCGTTCACGACATACCGGTGGGTCCGGGCTTGGGCTCTCTATTGCCCGAGCGATATGCGAGGCGCATCGCGGTACTATCTCTGCAGAACGGAATGCCAGCGGAGGGCTATCGTTCACGATGACGATACCGCTAAGCGAAAAGGAACAGCATTGA
- the add gene encoding adenosine deaminase, whose amino-acid sequence MHFNSRRIPKIELHVHLDTCISYHCAKMLMPALNLKVFQSNFIAPSQCTDLGDFLRRISPQLSLLQTHTALRQAVEDMFDQLHADGVIYAELRFAPLLHLNQYLTAEEVIETVLDAMQINSHIFDIKANLILCTLRHFTAEQSLETARLVTKYLHYGVVALDLAADEARYPLDNHVEAFNYVRQHGGNCIAHAGEAKDFVSVNETLNKLKVSRIGHGVRSIADRATLDRLLEEHIHLEICPGCNIVCNIYPSIEEHPVNALFREGISLSINTDARTVANTSLDKEYQLLHHVFGWDTEEFLVCNINAIDACFASLPLKKQLKANLTG is encoded by the coding sequence ATGCATTTTAATTCCCGAAGGATTCCGAAAATTGAGCTTCACGTTCATTTGGATACGTGTATTAGCTATCATTGCGCAAAAATGCTGATGCCTGCACTGAATCTTAAAGTATTTCAGTCGAATTTTATCGCACCGAGTCAATGTACTGACCTGGGAGATTTTTTAAGAAGAATTTCTCCACAGCTGAGCTTATTACAAACCCACACTGCATTACGTCAGGCCGTCGAAGACATGTTTGATCAACTCCATGCTGATGGGGTAATTTATGCTGAGTTACGCTTTGCGCCACTCTTACATCTTAATCAATATCTTACGGCTGAAGAGGTCATTGAAACCGTCCTGGATGCCATGCAGATAAATAGCCATATTTTTGATATCAAAGCCAATTTAATATTATGTACACTGCGTCATTTTACGGCAGAACAGAGCCTTGAGACGGCAAGACTGGTGACAAAATACCTGCATTATGGGGTTGTCGCGCTTGACCTTGCAGCTGATGAAGCCCGCTACCCGCTGGATAACCATGTTGAGGCGTTTAATTATGTACGCCAGCATGGAGGCAACTGTATCGCACATGCAGGAGAGGCTAAGGATTTCGTCAGCGTAAATGAAACGCTTAATAAACTGAAAGTTTCTCGCATCGGACATGGCGTCAGAAGCATTGCTGACAGAGCGACACTAGATCGGTTGCTTGAAGAGCATATCCATCTGGAGATTTGCCCGGGTTGTAACATTGTCTGTAATATTTATCCTTCCATTGAAGAGCACCCTGTTAATGCGCTTTTTCGTGAAGGCATTTCATTAAGCATTAATACTGATGCCAGAACCGTTGCCAACACCTCACTGGATAAAGAATATCAACTATTACATCATGTTTTTGGATGGGACACAGAAGAATTTCTGGTTTGCAATATCAATGCTATTGACGCATGTTTTGCCTCGCTACCGCTGAAGAAACAACTCAAAGCCAATCTTACGGGGTGA
- a CDS encoding MerR family transcriptional regulator: MRPSELAALTGVSTRVLRHYEAKGLIVSQRLDNGYRNYDAKDVEKVRWITSLLKCGFSTRQIAELEKFSQVSDMDDARFIQCLAQHREKLRALDTLIELLNERRNTLATRIHAYE, translated from the coding sequence ATGCGACCATCTGAACTGGCGGCGCTCACTGGCGTCAGCACCCGAGTGCTAAGACATTATGAAGCTAAAGGACTGATTGTTTCTCAGCGGTTGGACAACGGTTATCGGAATTACGACGCAAAAGACGTCGAGAAAGTGAGATGGATAACCTCGCTTTTAAAATGTGGGTTCAGTACCCGACAGATTGCAGAGCTGGAAAAGTTTTCTCAGGTAAGTGACATGGATGATGCGCGTTTTATCCAGTGTCTGGCGCAGCACAGAGAAAAACTTCGGGCACTGGACACGCTTATCGAATTACTTAATGAACGCAGAAATACACTTGCCACGCGTATTCACGCCTACGAGTGA
- a CDS encoding AraC family transcriptional regulator, translating into MKNHDIPLDDAVHKMAQVLKNRPELGIDSGDALQIRCYHWPHGPLHETIPPLDQHVIIAHVGHMQRVERKTENKIVKNTIRKGAITTIPQGSTSRWDIAGLVDVMHLYIPDNIFADLLNQMEIPTAELLLRTAHFDETASKITLAVAEIISDNNKINQLLCEHLTLSLILQLIKNHSNTLTAAGQSQGVLSSRALKMALEKLDKSPIGDVTIKSLALELGVSSAHFCRAFKNSTGLTPYGWLKQRVMERAFHELQHTDKLITEIAIESGYGSQNAFTQAFRKITGLTPGQWREKKNMR; encoded by the coding sequence ATGAAAAATCATGACATTCCTCTTGACGATGCCGTTCATAAAATGGCTCAGGTATTAAAGAACCGACCTGAATTAGGCATAGACAGTGGAGATGCGCTGCAAATTCGCTGTTATCACTGGCCGCATGGGCCATTGCATGAAACTATCCCGCCACTCGATCAACATGTGATTATTGCTCACGTTGGACATATGCAGCGTGTTGAGCGAAAAACAGAAAATAAAATCGTTAAAAACACGATACGGAAAGGCGCCATCACGACAATTCCTCAGGGAAGTACATCTCGCTGGGATATTGCTGGTCTTGTAGATGTTATGCATTTATATATTCCTGATAATATTTTCGCCGATCTTCTGAATCAAATGGAGATACCCACTGCTGAGTTACTCTTACGCACAGCGCATTTTGATGAGACGGCATCAAAAATTACGCTGGCCGTTGCGGAAATCATTTCTGACAATAACAAAATTAACCAACTGCTCTGCGAGCACTTAACACTGTCATTAATATTACAGTTAATAAAAAACCACTCCAACACGCTGACAGCCGCAGGTCAGTCGCAAGGAGTATTGTCTTCGCGCGCATTAAAAATGGCGCTGGAAAAACTGGATAAGAGCCCCATAGGGGATGTCACGATTAAATCACTGGCTCTTGAGCTGGGAGTTTCCTCAGCTCATTTCTGCCGTGCCTTTAAAAACAGTACCGGCTTAACCCCGTACGGGTGGCTTAAGCAGCGCGTAATGGAACGCGCTTTCCACGAGTTACAACACACCGATAAACTGATTACAGAAATTGCCATTGAAAGCGGCTATGGCTCGCAAAATGCATTTACCCAGGCCTTCAGAAAAATAACAGGCTTGACTCCCGGTCAATGGCGTGAAAAAAAGAACATGCGTTGA
- a CDS encoding NAD(P)/FAD-dependent oxidoreductase produces the protein MKKRIIIAGSGFAGMWAAISAARLVQMEKANDRIEIFLVSPEPALTIRPRLYEAVLENMAPSILHVLEAAGVHYIAGYVTGIDAENKTISVKKESGETSVNFDSFVLATGSQAFHPELPGITEYSFDVNSLNAAHELEQHLMSLASEPDSPARNTVVVAGGGLTGLETATEMPERLRDLLGSERHLQVIIVDSSNKIGQAMGEDACEIINQALASNGVTVRTGVRVRAINAEGVMLSDDEFIPSKTVIWTAGMRASALAGLIPGDHDSLGRVIGDAYLRAPGARGIFVTGDTVKVPTDDEGNYNVMSCQHAMSLGRVAGHNAAAEILGLPLHSYSQPKYVTCLDLGKWGAVYTEGWDHQVMYQGIEAKKIKQEINTQWIYPPEPDREKMFSVANPDYIIVP, from the coding sequence ATGAAAAAACGTATTATTATTGCCGGTTCGGGTTTTGCAGGTATGTGGGCCGCCATTTCAGCAGCAAGGCTGGTACAAATGGAAAAGGCAAATGATCGGATTGAGATTTTTTTGGTTTCACCGGAACCTGCATTAACCATTCGTCCAAGATTGTATGAAGCCGTGCTTGAAAATATGGCACCCTCTATTCTGCATGTTCTTGAGGCTGCGGGTGTGCACTATATTGCCGGTTATGTCACCGGTATTGATGCAGAAAATAAAACTATCTCGGTAAAAAAAGAGAGTGGCGAAACCTCAGTTAATTTTGACAGTTTTGTGCTGGCCACCGGAAGCCAGGCATTTCACCCTGAACTGCCGGGGATCACGGAATACAGTTTTGACGTGAACTCATTGAATGCTGCTCATGAACTGGAGCAACACCTCATGTCGTTAGCTTCAGAGCCTGATTCTCCCGCACGAAATACTGTTGTTGTCGCCGGTGGGGGCCTGACCGGGCTTGAGACCGCCACTGAAATGCCGGAACGCCTCAGAGACCTCTTGGGTTCGGAGCGCCATTTGCAGGTTATTATTGTGGACAGTTCGAACAAAATTGGTCAGGCGATGGGCGAGGATGCCTGTGAGATCATCAATCAGGCGCTCGCCAGTAATGGCGTGACTGTACGAACGGGCGTCAGAGTGCGCGCAATCAACGCTGAGGGGGTGATGCTCTCGGACGATGAATTTATCCCCAGCAAAACGGTGATATGGACGGCGGGAATGCGGGCCAGCGCGTTAGCCGGGCTCATCCCGGGCGACCACGATAGTCTGGGCCGTGTTATAGGGGATGCGTATCTGCGGGCACCTGGCGCCAGGGGTATCTTCGTTACCGGCGATACCGTAAAAGTCCCTACGGATGATGAAGGTAATTATAACGTCATGTCCTGCCAGCATGCGATGAGCCTGGGGCGCGTCGCCGGTCATAACGCGGCAGCAGAAATACTGGGATTACCGCTGCATTCTTACAGCCAGCCAAAATATGTTACCTGTCTTGATCTGGGCAAATGGGGGGCGGTCTACACGGAAGGCTGGGATCATCAGGTTATGTACCAGGGCATTGAAGCGAAAAAAATAAAGCAGGAAATTAATACTCAGTGGATTTATCCGCCAGAACCCGACAGAGAGAAAATGTTTTCTGTTGCTAACCCTGATTATATTATTGTTCCGTAA
- a CDS encoding glucose 1-dehydrogenase has product MKQLDNKVALITGGSSGIGLATAKRFIEEGAKVIITGRNAETLQQAMNELGDDNALSIQHDNSDIRSHENLFRIINEKYGKLDVMFANAGVIVLSDFPASSEDDFNTQFDINVKGTFFAVQQALPLMSDGGSIILTSSIAHYKGFDGHTIYAASKAALRSFARSWTTDLKGRGIRVNCLSPGPVATPIISKMGVSLSDREIFDASIASRIPLGRLGKPDEVAAAVLFLASDESSFISGIDLSVDGGMGQI; this is encoded by the coding sequence ATGAAACAGTTAGACAATAAAGTCGCGTTAATTACCGGTGGCAGTAGCGGTATCGGGCTGGCCACGGCCAAACGGTTTATTGAAGAAGGCGCAAAGGTGATTATCACTGGCAGGAATGCAGAAACCCTGCAGCAGGCGATGAATGAACTCGGTGACGATAATGCACTGTCAATACAACACGATAATAGTGACATACGAAGTCATGAAAACCTCTTTCGCATTATTAACGAAAAGTACGGCAAGCTGGATGTGATGTTTGCAAATGCCGGCGTTATTGTGCTTTCCGATTTTCCGGCTTCCTCCGAAGATGATTTTAATACCCAGTTTGATATCAACGTAAAAGGGACGTTTTTCGCCGTGCAACAGGCCCTCCCGTTAATGTCCGACGGTGGCTCGATAATATTAACGTCCTCCATTGCGCATTATAAAGGGTTCGATGGCCACACTATCTATGCCGCCTCAAAAGCCGCGCTGCGATCTTTTGCCCGCAGCTGGACGACCGACCTTAAAGGCCGTGGGATCCGCGTGAATTGTCTTAGCCCAGGACCCGTCGCCACACCGATTATCAGTAAAATGGGCGTTTCCCTGAGCGATCGCGAGATTTTTGACGCCAGCATCGCAAGTCGTATTCCGTTAGGTCGCTTAGGTAAACCCGACGAGGTGGCTGCGGCGGTGCTGTTTCTTGCATCGGATGAAAGCAGTTTTATTTCGGGTATCGACCTGTCTGTCGATGGCGGGATGGGGCAAATTTAG
- a CDS encoding GNAT family N-acetyltransferase: protein MGFRHSLFGWERSNFTHYQAAYYKYGGSVNTHPDIINFFMQKKEKDFAFWHYRRDGEVSAAYFTSDENTFGLNVWRDYPVSYDEIIIPMAADQKIVLPVKTNRLSSSLRGNIINATYAFREKRKVCLIKTSFSGKTVKKRNGELKKMLAAGGECIPLREMSPADIADIYVHLFRLRFADSVRCYNRKNITELLTALPHMVTGNVLFFEGAPVAIDLVLCARSEKSLYFDVPNGGIDPSITAFSPGSLLMWKNIVDAREVCRNENKAMQFSIGLYDKKWDYKLLWAETQPTGKSLVL from the coding sequence ATGGGCTTCAGACATTCGCTTTTTGGATGGGAACGTTCAAACTTCACGCATTACCAGGCGGCTTATTATAAGTACGGCGGCAGTGTTAATACTCACCCCGACATTATCAATTTCTTTATGCAGAAGAAGGAAAAAGATTTCGCATTCTGGCATTACCGACGCGATGGCGAGGTCTCCGCAGCGTACTTTACCAGTGATGAAAATACCTTCGGCCTGAATGTCTGGCGCGATTACCCGGTATCTTATGATGAAATTATTATCCCCATGGCTGCCGATCAAAAAATCGTTCTGCCAGTAAAAACAAACCGGCTGTCTTCATCGCTGCGTGGGAATATAATAAATGCCACCTATGCTTTTCGTGAAAAACGTAAGGTTTGCCTGATTAAAACGTCTTTCTCAGGTAAAACGGTGAAAAAAAGAAACGGCGAGCTAAAAAAAATGCTGGCTGCGGGCGGAGAATGCATACCGCTCAGAGAGATGTCACCGGCGGATATTGCTGATATTTACGTGCATCTTTTCAGGCTGCGTTTTGCTGACAGCGTCAGATGCTATAACAGGAAAAACATCACTGAACTGTTAACCGCCCTGCCACATATGGTCACCGGCAATGTACTTTTCTTTGAAGGTGCCCCCGTTGCGATAGATCTCGTACTGTGTGCCCGTAGTGAAAAAAGCCTGTATTTTGATGTTCCTAACGGAGGGATTGACCCGTCGATCACCGCATTCAGCCCAGGAAGTCTGCTCATGTGGAAAAATATTGTTGATGCACGAGAAGTGTGTCGCAATGAAAATAAGGCAATGCAATTTTCAATCGGATTGTATGATAAAAAATGGGACTATAAACTGCTTTGGGCCGAAACCCAGCCCACAGGTAAATCACTGGTTCTTTGA
- a CDS encoding MFS transporter, which yields MTTFLYLILCAMSTAAGTDMVLPAIPLFATVFNISSEISQRILSIYVAGNACGLLLFGNLADRFSKIRMLFFALLLFSLTSFGCAYAPEITLLLILRFIQGMASAAASVFIPGFIRGLFPHRKAARAIGLLGSIQALVPAIAPVVGTLILQFFNWRITFISLGVLTMALAVMIRFAKGPERNPGQHTPGTYVQLLKNAVYLRYALSQALAVGGLITFVFGAPSVIILSMGGNLNDFILMQMLNVGGYIIAANISPGLAERFSHEKVILAGTLMALLSAFALSGYGFLNGSRAFVMTILFTPMGFALGLRGPVAFYRGIVSAGSNDARGSALMIFLTFITTALGSLITGHFITGGLTPLAMSVTAMFLLSFLLFVLLPKLNRQ from the coding sequence ATGACCACATTTTTGTATCTAATACTCTGTGCGATGTCTACCGCCGCCGGCACCGATATGGTTTTGCCTGCTATTCCACTTTTTGCTACAGTCTTTAATATCTCATCGGAGATATCACAAAGGATACTCTCCATATATGTAGCAGGTAATGCCTGTGGTTTATTACTATTTGGTAACCTGGCCGATCGCTTCAGCAAAATCAGGATGCTCTTCTTTGCGCTACTTTTATTTTCACTAACTTCTTTTGGTTGCGCGTATGCTCCAGAAATAACACTTCTTTTAATATTACGATTTATACAAGGGATGGCTTCTGCTGCAGCATCAGTTTTCATCCCTGGATTTATTAGAGGTTTGTTTCCTCATCGGAAGGCAGCCCGGGCAATTGGATTGTTAGGGAGCATACAGGCATTAGTTCCGGCGATAGCCCCTGTAGTAGGTACACTTATCCTGCAGTTCTTTAACTGGAGAATCACGTTTATCTCTCTGGGCGTACTGACGATGGCTTTAGCTGTAATGATAAGGTTTGCAAAGGGACCAGAACGAAACCCAGGCCAGCACACGCCTGGAACGTACGTACAATTATTGAAAAATGCTGTTTATCTTCGCTATGCATTGAGCCAGGCTTTGGCCGTTGGCGGTCTGATAACGTTCGTATTCGGAGCACCAAGCGTCATTATCCTTTCCATGGGCGGGAACCTGAATGACTTCATCCTTATGCAAATGTTGAACGTAGGAGGTTACATCATCGCCGCCAACATTTCTCCGGGGTTGGCTGAACGTTTTAGCCATGAAAAAGTAATTCTTGCCGGCACGCTTATGGCATTGCTCAGCGCCTTCGCGCTATCGGGATATGGTTTCCTGAACGGAAGCCGGGCTTTTGTTATGACCATACTCTTTACGCCAATGGGTTTTGCGCTGGGGTTAAGGGGCCCCGTCGCCTTCTACAGGGGTATCGTTTCTGCAGGCAGTAATGATGCCAGAGGATCTGCGCTTATGATTTTCCTCACCTTCATAACGACTGCGCTGGGGTCACTCATAACTGGACATTTTATTACGGGTGGGCTCACCCCTCTTGCCATGTCAGTCACCGCCATGTTCTTACTGTCATTTTTGCTTTTTGTGTTATTGCCAAAACTGAACCGCCAGTGA
- a CDS encoding alpha/beta fold hydrolase — protein MTTFTTTDGTGIFYKDWGSGQPILFAHGWPLSSDAWDQQMLFFSQKGFRVIAHDRRSHGRSDQTFHGNNMDQYADDLAELIEALDLKDLILVGHSTGGGEVAHYIGRHGTSRVAKVVLVGAVPPLMLRTDANPDGTPMEVFDAIREGTAKNRSQFYFDLTVPFYGFNRDHVPTNDGLRENFRRIALQGGIKGQYDCIHEFSEVDYTHDLQQIDRPTLIIHGDDDQIVPIKASAHRAAEIVANATLTIYAGGSHGLAETEADRFNADVLAFIRS, from the coding sequence ATGACAACTTTCACCACCACAGACGGAACCGGCATTTTCTACAAAGACTGGGGTTCAGGTCAGCCTATCCTCTTCGCTCATGGATGGCCGTTATCGTCTGATGCCTGGGATCAGCAGATGCTGTTTTTCAGCCAGAAGGGTTTCCGGGTCATCGCACACGACCGTCGCAGCCACGGGCGTTCGGACCAGACTTTCCACGGTAACAATATGGATCAGTATGCGGACGATCTCGCTGAGCTGATTGAGGCGCTGGATCTGAAGGATCTGATTTTAGTGGGTCACTCAACAGGGGGCGGCGAAGTTGCACATTATATCGGTCGTCATGGTACCTCACGTGTGGCTAAAGTCGTTCTGGTCGGCGCAGTCCCTCCTCTGATGCTCCGGACGGATGCCAATCCTGACGGCACCCCAATGGAGGTGTTTGATGCCATCCGCGAAGGCACGGCCAAAAACCGCTCACAGTTTTACTTCGACCTGACGGTTCCGTTCTATGGCTTCAACCGTGACCATGTCCCCACCAATGACGGGTTGCGGGAAAACTTCCGCAGAATCGCCCTGCAGGGCGGTATTAAGGGGCAATATGACTGCATCCATGAGTTCTCTGAAGTCGATTACACACACGACCTGCAGCAGATTGATCGCCCTACCCTGATTATTCATGGCGACGACGACCAGATTGTCCCCATTAAGGCATCCGCACACCGCGCCGCTGAGATCGTCGCGAATGCGACGCTGACAATATATGCCGGCGGTTCACATGGACTGGCGGAGACAGAAGCCGATCGCTTTAACGCTGACGTACTGGCCTTTATTCGCAGCTAA
- a CDS encoding alpha/beta fold hydrolase, with product MSKFAASLAVATVLLSASAIAETAKPTVVLVHGAFADSSSWNGVTQILQKDGYNVVAAANPLRSVSTDAAYVSSVVNNIKGPVVLVGHSYGGQVITNAARDTNNVKSLVYVAAFAPDAGEAAADLAGKFPGGTLGQALAAPVKLADGSVDLSIDQAKFHQQFAHDVSAKEAALMAAGQRPITEAALTEKSGAPAWKKLPSYFIYGDGDKNIPAQGLRFMAERAGSKHTVVIKGASHVVMVSHPQDVATLIEEAAK from the coding sequence ATGTCCAAATTTGCTGCCTCCCTTGCCGTTGCCACCGTTTTGCTGTCTGCCAGCGCTATCGCAGAAACCGCTAAGCCGACTGTTGTCCTGGTTCATGGTGCCTTTGCCGACTCTTCGAGCTGGAATGGCGTTACCCAAATCCTGCAAAAGGACGGGTATAACGTCGTCGCTGCGGCGAATCCGCTGCGCAGTGTTTCGACTGATGCGGCTTACGTCTCTTCCGTGGTGAACAATATTAAGGGGCCGGTCGTCCTTGTTGGCCATTCCTATGGTGGCCAGGTCATTACGAACGCGGCCCGTGATACAAACAATGTGAAATCGCTGGTGTATGTCGCCGCATTTGCTCCGGATGCCGGTGAAGCGGCGGCCGACCTGGCCGGAAAATTCCCTGGCGGCACGCTTGGCCAGGCGCTCGCCGCACCGGTGAAGCTGGCTGATGGTAGCGTCGATCTCTCCATCGACCAGGCGAAGTTCCACCAGCAATTCGCACATGACGTTTCAGCTAAAGAGGCGGCGCTGATGGCCGCAGGGCAAAGACCGATTACCGAAGCGGCTTTAACTGAAAAGTCAGGGGCACCTGCCTGGAAAAAACTGCCCTCTTACTTCATTTACGGTGACGGCGACAAAAATATCCCCGCCCAGGGTTTGCGATTCATGGCTGAACGCGCGGGATCAAAACACACCGTGGTGATCAAGGGCGCATCCCATGTCGTGATGGTTTCTCATCCGCAGGACGTTGCCACACTTATTGAGGAAGCGGCGAAGTAA
- a CDS encoding MarR family winged helix-turn-helix transcriptional regulator: MTKHTTSEDSLPDVHGMLCFSLYSAGHAFTQLYRPMLDKLGLTYPQYLVMVTLWNQDGRTVKELSGILFLESSTLTPLLKRLETAGLITRTRNPKDEREVLIHLTEKGEALKSETSTITRCIVDTLGMDADIIADIKASVDKIRDKIHRAQKPDADDLS; this comes from the coding sequence ATGACTAAACACACTACTTCCGAGGATTCCCTGCCCGATGTGCACGGTATGCTCTGTTTCTCTCTTTACTCAGCGGGACATGCTTTTACCCAGCTCTATCGTCCCATGCTCGATAAGCTTGGCCTGACCTATCCCCAGTATCTTGTGATGGTCACCTTGTGGAATCAGGATGGGCGGACAGTGAAGGAACTGAGTGGAATTCTTTTTCTTGAGTCCAGTACGCTGACCCCTTTACTGAAACGGCTGGAGACTGCGGGGTTGATCACCCGGACACGCAATCCGAAGGATGAGCGCGAAGTGCTTATCCACCTAACGGAGAAGGGTGAGGCGCTGAAAAGCGAGACCAGCACTATCACGCGCTGTATTGTGGATACCCTTGGGATGGACGCCGACATCATTGCTGACATCAAAGCATCAGTTGATAAGATCCGTGACAAGATCCACCGTGCGCAGAAACCGGACGCCGATGACCTATCCTGA